A single genomic interval of Solimonas sp. K1W22B-7 harbors:
- a CDS encoding MBL fold metallo-hydrolase, with the protein MAITNTQSGTTVHEVADGIYRISTPVVIPGGGFSFNQYLIDDDEPLLFHTGPRKLFPLVREAVANILPLERLRHIAFSHVEADECGSLNEWLAAAPQSAPLCGTVAAMVSIGDLADRPPRALADGELLSLGKHSVRWFDAPHLPHAWECGFLMDERTGTLFCGDLFTQGGSGNPPLTESDILGPSEAFRHQMDYFSHTKNARPMLERLAAAKPTTLACMHGSAWRGDGAKLLRALADAICA; encoded by the coding sequence ATGGCGATCACGAACACGCAGTCCGGGACCACGGTTCACGAGGTTGCCGACGGGATCTACCGCATCAGCACGCCCGTGGTCATTCCGGGAGGCGGCTTCTCCTTCAACCAGTACCTCATCGACGACGACGAGCCGCTGCTCTTCCACACCGGGCCGCGCAAGCTGTTTCCGCTGGTACGGGAAGCGGTGGCCAACATCCTGCCGCTGGAGCGCCTGCGTCACATCGCCTTTTCGCACGTCGAGGCCGACGAGTGCGGCTCGCTCAACGAATGGCTGGCGGCGGCGCCACAGTCTGCGCCCCTGTGCGGCACGGTCGCGGCGATGGTGTCGATCGGCGACCTGGCGGACCGGCCGCCGCGCGCGCTTGCCGATGGCGAGCTGCTGTCACTGGGCAAGCATTCCGTCCGGTGGTTCGACGCCCCTCATCTGCCGCACGCCTGGGAATGCGGTTTCCTGATGGACGAGCGGACCGGCACGTTGTTCTGCGGTGACCTGTTCACGCAGGGCGGCTCCGGGAATCCACCGCTGACCGAGTCGGACATCCTCGGGCCGAGCGAGGCGTTTCGTCACCAGATGGATTACTTCTCTCATACGAAGAACGCCCGCCCCATGCTGGAGCGCCTGGCCGCCGCCAAGCCGACAACGCTTGCCTGCATGCACGGCAGCGCATGGCGCGGCGATGGCGCGAAGCTCCTGCGCGCGCTTGCCGATGCGATCTGTGCCTGA
- a CDS encoding DUF4019 domain-containing protein, which produces MSKAVNAVRRRRDVRGAFIAAMVALAWSVASVAQPMQDRVADPREPEAIATATAWLDLLAAGKAQESYAQFTDLFKQQVTPDAWRTDLETSTKALGKLRSRKLRRVVVYKDPPNAPLPGTYMAVEYDSVYERAPAHFQFVVLHSAQGEPFRVMRHESTMQLGTAAKKPEPVAETQGSSIGYKTVQEALAALKAKAGAKVSEQQGWTIVQDQDAGNIALWSFTPQGHPAYPSAVKRSVVERDGALHIDMKVQCQAGKEPCDQLVRDFMALNERMKEDLEKRRGQSKAQ; this is translated from the coding sequence ATGAGCAAGGCCGTCAATGCGGTACGGAGGCGCCGGGATGTGCGCGGCGCATTCATCGCCGCGATGGTTGCGCTGGCCTGGTCCGTCGCCAGTGTCGCCCAGCCGATGCAGGACCGTGTCGCCGATCCGCGCGAGCCGGAAGCCATCGCAACGGCTACGGCGTGGCTGGACCTGCTTGCGGCCGGAAAGGCGCAGGAGTCCTACGCCCAGTTCACCGACCTCTTCAAGCAGCAGGTGACACCGGACGCCTGGCGGACCGACCTCGAGACTTCCACGAAAGCCCTGGGCAAGCTCAGGAGCCGCAAGTTGCGCCGCGTCGTGGTCTACAAGGATCCGCCGAATGCCCCGCTGCCCGGGACCTACATGGCAGTGGAGTACGACAGCGTCTACGAGCGCGCCCCCGCGCACTTCCAGTTCGTGGTTCTGCATTCGGCGCAGGGCGAACCGTTCCGCGTCATGCGCCACGAGTCGACGATGCAGCTCGGCACCGCCGCCAAGAAGCCGGAGCCGGTCGCAGAGACACAGGGTTCCAGCATTGGCTACAAGACCGTCCAGGAGGCGCTGGCGGCACTCAAGGCCAAAGCCGGGGCGAAGGTCAGCGAGCAGCAGGGCTGGACGATCGTCCAGGACCAGGATGCCGGGAACATCGCGCTATGGTCCTTCACGCCGCAAGGCCACCCGGCGTATCCCTCTGCAGTGAAGCGATCGGTCGTCGAGCGGGACGGTGCCCTGCACATCGACATGAAGGTCCAGTGTCAGGCCGGGAAGGAGCCCTGCGATCAGCTCGTCCGTGACTTCATGGCCTTGAACGAGCGCATGAAGGAAGACCTGGAGAAGAGGCGGGGGCAGTCGAAGGCGCAGTAG
- a CDS encoding CC0125/CC1285 family lipoprotein produces the protein MKRLALLACLLLSGCATTYGPNFMTGGYKERMLAENRYIVSFFGNGYAQEQRVWNFWIYRCAQLTVEKGYDLFMLEPSSEHALLQNPQGERPVEFTMLDASAGETGTRVLPVQYYSYSVTTYSSKAVVNMYRLPVPADINVRALLDARSIMEQLQPYIDADAKIEPPARKDLFVRAAVEATIKARALDAEQADKLRGMAM, from the coding sequence ATGAAACGCCTGGCCCTGCTGGCCTGCCTGCTCCTGAGCGGCTGTGCGACCACGTATGGCCCCAACTTCATGACGGGCGGATACAAGGAACGGATGCTGGCGGAGAACCGCTACATCGTTTCCTTCTTTGGCAACGGCTATGCCCAGGAACAGCGGGTATGGAATTTCTGGATCTATCGCTGCGCCCAGCTGACGGTCGAGAAGGGATACGATCTGTTCATGCTGGAGCCCTCCAGCGAGCATGCGCTGCTGCAGAACCCGCAGGGCGAGCGGCCCGTCGAGTTCACGATGCTGGATGCGAGTGCCGGAGAAACCGGCACGCGCGTGCTGCCTGTCCAGTACTACAGCTACTCCGTCACCACCTACTCCTCGAAGGCCGTGGTGAACATGTACAGGCTGCCGGTGCCGGCGGACATCAATGTCCGTGCGTTGCTGGATGCCAGAAGCATCATGGAGCAGCTGCAGCCGTACATCGACGCCGATGCCAAGATCGAGCCGCCCGCGCGCAAGGACCTGTTCGTGCGCGCGGCCGTGGAGGCGACGATCAAGGCCAGGGCGCTGGATGCGGAGCAGGCGGACAAGCTGCGCGGGATGGCGATGTAG
- a CDS encoding phosphatidylinositol-specific phospholipase C/glycerophosphodiester phosphodiesterase family protein — protein sequence MLKPLLATALLTLLAACSSSAPPDSDVPGASAGVDQAMRQHAHAHNDYLHETPLIDALQRGFGSVEADVYRTLGGDLAVAHSLAEIRPGRTLRALYLEPLATRASSGDLVAQGQRLQLLVDLKSAGPATWQILESQLAEHGELFTRYDASGMHPGAVDVVVSGNRPRADMEAAAVRRSAYDGRLSDLDDPAPAAFMPLISADWAGEFGWDGSGEFPQAQRLKLQDAVRRTHAAGRKLRLYGTPDAPGEARDRLWCTLLAEGVDWLNTDDLDGLREFFQRAPCD from the coding sequence ATGCTCAAGCCCCTGCTCGCCACCGCCCTGCTGACCTTGCTCGCCGCTTGCTCTTCCAGCGCGCCGCCCGACAGCGACGTGCCCGGCGCCAGCGCCGGGGTGGACCAGGCGATGCGCCAGCACGCGCATGCCCACAACGACTACCTGCACGAAACGCCGCTGATCGATGCGCTGCAGCGCGGCTTCGGCAGTGTGGAGGCGGACGTGTACCGCACGCTGGGCGGCGACCTCGCGGTGGCGCACAGCCTCGCGGAGATCCGCCCGGGGCGGACGCTGCGGGCGCTGTACCTGGAGCCGCTGGCGACGCGGGCGAGTTCGGGCGATCTGGTTGCGCAGGGACAGAGGCTGCAGCTGCTGGTGGACCTGAAGAGCGCCGGGCCGGCAACCTGGCAAATCCTGGAGAGCCAGCTGGCGGAGCATGGCGAGCTGTTCACGCGCTACGACGCCAGCGGCATGCACCCCGGCGCGGTGGACGTGGTGGTTTCGGGCAACCGGCCGCGCGCGGACATGGAGGCCGCGGCCGTGCGGCGTTCGGCCTACGACGGCCGGCTCTCGGACCTGGATGATCCGGCGCCGGCGGCGTTCATGCCGCTGATCAGCGCGGACTGGGCGGGGGAGTTCGGCTGGGACGGCAGCGGCGAGTTTCCGCAGGCCCAGCGGCTCAAGTTGCAGGATGCGGTGCGGCGCACGCATGCGGCCGGCCGCAAGCTGCGGCTGTACGGCACGCCCGACGCCCCTGGCGAGGCGCGCGACCGCCTGTGGTGCACGCTGCTGGCGGAAGGCGTGGACTGGCTCAACACCGACGACCTGGACGGGCTGCGCGAGTTCTTCCAGCGTGCACCCTGCGACTGA
- a CDS encoding RrF2 family transcriptional regulator, with amino-acid sequence MVLKSQVEWALHCCAILSGLPAGKFLATRDLAELHGLPKEYLSKALQGLSQAQIVTSTLGPSGGYRLARAAKDITFLDIVEAIEGNQSTFVCTEIRKNNPCRKTGTREGKSCAVARVMWKADQAWRASLRDTTLADLGETLAADIPPALYKETFAWVTART; translated from the coding sequence ATGGTACTCAAGAGCCAGGTGGAATGGGCCCTGCACTGCTGCGCCATCCTCTCGGGACTGCCCGCCGGCAAATTCCTGGCGACCAGGGACCTGGCGGAGCTGCACGGCCTGCCGAAGGAGTACCTGTCCAAGGCCCTGCAGGGCCTGTCGCAGGCGCAGATCGTGACCAGCACGCTCGGCCCCAGCGGCGGCTACCGCCTGGCCAGGGCGGCGAAGGACATCACGTTCCTGGATATCGTCGAAGCCATCGAGGGCAACCAGTCCACTTTCGTCTGCACCGAGATCCGCAAGAACAATCCCTGCCGCAAGACCGGGACCCGCGAAGGCAAGTCCTGCGCGGTGGCCCGCGTCATGTGGAAGGCCGACCAGGCCTGGCGCGCGTCGCTGCGCGACACCACGCTGGCGGACCTGGGCGAGACGCTGGCGGCGGATATCCCGCCGGCGCTGTACAAGGAAACCTTTGCCTGGGTCACGGCACGGACCTGA
- a CDS encoding DUF1801 domain-containing protein, translating into MKPFANPAVKEAFQAFPPDMRRKLLALRERVFRTAAATPGVGELEETLKWGEPAYVTRSGSGSTIRLGWKKARPGEYALYFNCRTTLVSSFRALYPRDFRFEGNRALVFMPDEELPQEALASCITMALSYRLQRKAARARG; encoded by the coding sequence ATGAAGCCCTTCGCGAATCCCGCGGTGAAAGAAGCCTTCCAGGCCTTTCCGCCCGATATGCGCAGGAAGCTCCTGGCCTTGCGTGAGCGGGTCTTCCGCACCGCGGCGGCCACGCCGGGCGTCGGCGAGCTGGAGGAAACGCTCAAGTGGGGTGAGCCGGCCTACGTCACGCGCTCCGGCAGCGGCAGCACGATCCGCCTGGGCTGGAAGAAGGCCCGTCCCGGCGAGTACGCGCTGTACTTCAACTGCAGGACCACCCTCGTCAGCAGCTTCAGGGCCTTGTACCCGCGGGACTTCCGTTTCGAGGGAAACCGGGCGCTGGTATTCATGCCGGATGAGGAGCTGCCGCAGGAGGCGCTGGCGTCCTGCATCACCATGGCGCTGAGCTATCGGCTGCAGCGCAAGGCCGCACGCGCAAGAGGCTGA
- a CDS encoding RDD family protein, whose translation MTADPSSEAPRIAGFWRRVGAFFVDGLLLGAVGLVLGLGLAPQLAELGPWGRLLGFSIAMLYFVPLDSRLSGGQTPGKRLLKIRVVTRDGSPLSLSLSLLRFLPLGVPWFLNNLQLPQEIMFSGWGYLLTIIIFGVGLSSGYLLVFNRRTRQGLHDLLAGSYVVMAGPSAPLEVARPWALHLVVCAVLIVASGVLPYFTMRLANDEPFVGILKVQQAVLAQAGVRHAQVTKGKSWFSNGSSQQETRFMDMVVYVRDSDVENPERAKRLAVLGLATDPSAAALDSIRVTIVHGYDIGIAASWKSQAYAHSPAEWRAP comes from the coding sequence ATGACAGCAGACCCTTCAAGCGAGGCACCACGGATTGCGGGCTTCTGGCGCCGGGTCGGCGCGTTCTTCGTGGATGGCTTGCTGCTCGGTGCCGTTGGCCTGGTGCTGGGGCTCGGCCTGGCGCCGCAGTTGGCGGAGCTGGGCCCCTGGGGGCGGCTGCTGGGCTTCAGCATCGCCATGCTGTACTTCGTTCCGCTGGACAGCCGCCTGAGCGGAGGCCAGACACCCGGCAAGCGGCTGCTGAAGATCAGGGTGGTGACGCGCGATGGCAGTCCGCTGTCGCTGTCGCTCTCTCTCCTGCGCTTCCTGCCCCTGGGCGTACCCTGGTTCCTCAACAACCTGCAGCTGCCGCAGGAGATCATGTTCTCCGGGTGGGGATACCTGCTGACGATCATCATCTTCGGCGTCGGTCTTTCAAGCGGCTACCTGCTGGTGTTCAACCGCCGTACGCGGCAGGGCCTGCACGATCTGCTGGCGGGGTCGTACGTGGTCATGGCGGGCCCGTCGGCACCGTTGGAGGTGGCGCGGCCCTGGGCCCTGCACCTGGTGGTTTGCGCGGTGCTGATCGTGGCTTCGGGAGTCCTGCCGTACTTCACGATGCGGCTGGCCAACGACGAGCCGTTCGTGGGCATTCTCAAGGTGCAGCAGGCCGTGCTGGCGCAAGCGGGCGTGAGGCACGCGCAGGTGACCAAGGGCAAGAGCTGGTTCTCCAACGGAAGCAGCCAGCAGGAGACCCGCTTCATGGACATGGTCGTCTATGTCCGCGACAGCGATGTGGAGAATCCGGAGCGCGCGAAGCGGCTGGCCGTGCTCGGTCTTGCCACGGACCCCTCGGCGGCGGCACTGGACAGCATCCGGGTGACCATTGTCCATGGCTACGATATCGGCATTGCCGCGTCCTGGAAGTCGCAGGCGTACGCACATTCGCCGGCGGAATGGCGCGCACCGTGA
- a CDS encoding SDR family oxidoreductase, producing MKIVIIGGTGLIGSALTRQLRDAGHEVLAASPRTGVNAVTGEGLAAALAGAQVVVDVSNSPSFEDGEVLSFFQDSTRNLLAAAAAAGVKHLLALSVVGTERMQSSGYFRAKLAQEELIKAGSVPYTLLRATQFYEFMGAIAYTGAVGDTVHLSSAALQPIAAIDVSAALAKLAVEAPRNGTREVAGPEKLPLDQFVRRFMQSSGDARAVISAPDAPYFGAPLTDESLTPGANPILGATRFEAWLAKTAAA from the coding sequence ATGAAGATCGTGATCATCGGCGGCACCGGCCTGATCGGCTCGGCCCTCACCCGCCAGCTCCGCGACGCCGGCCACGAAGTCCTCGCCGCGTCCCCCCGGACCGGCGTCAACGCCGTCACCGGCGAAGGCCTGGCGGCGGCCCTGGCGGGCGCGCAGGTGGTGGTGGATGTCTCCAACTCGCCCTCCTTCGAAGACGGCGAGGTACTGAGCTTCTTCCAGGACTCCACCCGCAACCTGCTGGCCGCCGCCGCCGCCGCGGGCGTGAAGCATCTGCTGGCCCTGTCCGTGGTCGGCACCGAGCGCATGCAGTCCAGCGGCTACTTCCGGGCCAAGTTGGCGCAGGAAGAACTGATCAAGGCCGGCAGCGTCCCCTACACCCTCCTGCGCGCCACACAGTTCTACGAATTCATGGGTGCCATTGCCTACACGGGCGCGGTGGGCGATACCGTTCACCTCAGCTCCGCCGCCCTGCAGCCCATCGCCGCGATCGATGTCTCCGCCGCCCTGGCCAAGCTGGCCGTGGAGGCGCCGCGCAACGGCACGCGGGAAGTCGCCGGCCCCGAGAAGCTGCCGCTGGACCAGTTCGTGCGCCGCTTCATGCAGAGCAGCGGCGATGCCCGCGCCGTGATCAGCGCCCCGGACGCGCCTTACTTCGGCGCGCCGCTCACCGACGAATCGCTGACGCCGGGCGCCAACCCGATCCTCGGTGCGACACGCTTCGAGGCCTGGCTGGCCAAGACGGCGGCGGCTTGA
- a CDS encoding demethoxyubiquinone hydroxylase family protein, translated as MDKDAALFDRHLRVIHACEKGATGVYWGHRLIAFAFYRDLIPQLTLMHAHETEHYALFGELIRQKRTRRVPFPVLWCGGGILYGVFTALFGRRAIWKSTAIIEGIVEKELTEAADFFQHRDATVHATILRILEDERQHKLEAQAHCPEAAAVDALIEPTAKGGAALSKTLAQRC; from the coding sequence ATGGACAAGGACGCTGCGCTGTTCGACCGGCATCTCAGGGTGATTCATGCCTGCGAAAAGGGCGCGACGGGCGTGTACTGGGGACATCGGCTGATCGCCTTCGCCTTCTATCGCGACCTGATTCCCCAGCTGACGCTGATGCATGCCCACGAAACGGAGCACTACGCCCTGTTCGGAGAACTGATCCGGCAGAAGCGGACGCGGCGGGTTCCCTTCCCCGTGCTCTGGTGCGGCGGCGGAATTCTCTACGGGGTCTTCACCGCGCTGTTCGGGCGACGTGCCATCTGGAAGAGCACCGCCATCATCGAGGGCATCGTGGAAAAGGAGCTGACCGAGGCCGCCGATTTCTTCCAGCACAGGGATGCCACGGTTCACGCCACGATCCTGCGCATCCTCGAGGATGAAAGGCAGCACAAGCTCGAGGCGCAGGCGCATTGCCCGGAAGCCGCGGCGGTGGACGCGCTGATCGAGCCGACCGCCAAGGGCGGCGCTGCGCTTTCGAAGACGCTGGCGCAAAGGTGCTGA
- a CDS encoding RDD family protein, protein MSIGASELRKTYDRKATAELVELSARGVLTEPALEVVDQVLRDRGVSPATRGRAEAAVREQLQREEQAQRMIPSAGEKIVALVADRAIAVGLIGMGLIAASAGLEYGDVIGGLWGTAYFLLADGLPNGQSLGKKWIRLAVVDERSGKPCTYLQAIVRTLVNDGLAGTVTIRIDQT, encoded by the coding sequence ATGTCGATCGGTGCAAGCGAGCTGCGCAAGACCTATGACCGCAAGGCGACGGCCGAGCTGGTCGAGTTGAGCGCCAGGGGCGTGCTTACCGAACCCGCGCTGGAGGTCGTCGACCAGGTGCTGCGCGACCGCGGCGTGTCACCCGCGACGCGCGGCCGGGCCGAGGCTGCGGTGAGGGAGCAGCTGCAGAGGGAGGAGCAGGCACAGCGCATGATCCCGTCTGCGGGCGAGAAGATCGTCGCCCTGGTCGCCGACAGGGCTATCGCGGTCGGCCTCATCGGGATGGGGCTCATTGCGGCCAGCGCGGGGCTGGAATACGGCGACGTGATCGGCGGCCTGTGGGGCACGGCGTACTTCCTGTTGGCCGACGGACTTCCGAACGGGCAGAGCCTGGGCAAGAAGTGGATCAGGCTCGCCGTGGTCGACGAGCGCAGCGGCAAGCCCTGCACCTACCTGCAAGCCATCGTCCGGACCCTGGTGAATGACGGACTGGCGGGGACGGTTACCATCAGGATCGACCAAACCTAG
- a CDS encoding alpha/beta hydrolase has product MNKNITIVLVHGFWGGAAHWSKVIVELTRRGYESIRAVELPLTSLADDAERTRKMLAQVQGPVLLVGHSYGGAVITQAGDLPNVAGLVYIAAFAPDAGESPGAITQQHPPVAVPNLAPDSDGYLWVRPDKFHESFCQDLTRDEALVMAVTQKAPLASTFGDAVTAPAWKKKPSWYQISSEDRMIAPANQERMSARLAARKVITLAASHASLASMPAEVSAFIAEAAAAVS; this is encoded by the coding sequence ATGAACAAGAACATCACGATCGTGCTGGTGCATGGTTTCTGGGGCGGCGCGGCGCACTGGAGCAAGGTGATCGTCGAACTGACGCGCCGCGGCTATGAGTCGATCCGCGCGGTGGAACTGCCGCTGACCTCGCTGGCCGACGACGCCGAGCGCACCCGCAAGATGCTGGCGCAGGTGCAGGGGCCGGTGCTGCTGGTCGGGCATTCCTACGGCGGCGCCGTGATCACGCAGGCCGGCGACCTGCCCAATGTCGCGGGCCTGGTGTACATCGCGGCCTTCGCGCCGGATGCGGGCGAGAGCCCGGGCGCCATTACCCAGCAGCATCCGCCGGTGGCCGTTCCCAATCTTGCACCGGACAGCGACGGCTATCTCTGGGTCAGGCCCGACAAGTTCCATGAAAGCTTCTGCCAGGACCTGACGCGCGACGAGGCGCTGGTGATGGCGGTGACGCAGAAGGCGCCGCTGGCCAGCACCTTCGGCGATGCCGTGACCGCCCCGGCCTGGAAGAAGAAGCCCAGCTGGTACCAGATCTCCAGCGAGGACCGCATGATTGCCCCGGCCAACCAGGAGCGCATGTCGGCGCGGCTGGCGGCACGCAAGGTCATCACCCTGGCGGCGAGCCATGCCTCGCTGGCGTCGATGCCGGCAGAAGTCTCCGCCTTTATCGCCGAGGCCGCCGCCGCGGTGTCGTAA
- a CDS encoding MarR family winged helix-turn-helix transcriptional regulator, translating into MAKPAPRPEPIPLDGQLCFSLYGASIAINRTYKPMLDGLGITYPQYLVLSALWEGDGQTITDIANRLALEPSTITPLVKRLEQAGFLSRQRNPKDERQVTVRLTDKGKELQRETGCLTDALLRKSGMTVKEIIALNEQVRTLRDALASAIAAQ; encoded by the coding sequence ATGGCCAAGCCTGCCCCCCGCCCCGAACCCATCCCCCTGGACGGCCAGCTCTGCTTCTCCCTCTACGGGGCCAGCATTGCCATCAACCGCACCTACAAGCCGATGCTCGACGGCCTGGGGATCACCTATCCGCAATACCTGGTGCTGAGCGCGCTCTGGGAGGGCGACGGTCAGACCATCACGGACATCGCCAACCGGCTGGCGCTGGAGCCCAGCACGATCACCCCGCTGGTGAAGCGGCTGGAGCAGGCGGGGTTCCTGTCGCGCCAGCGCAACCCGAAGGACGAGCGCCAGGTCACCGTGCGGCTGACGGACAAGGGCAAGGAGCTGCAGCGGGAAACCGGCTGCCTGACCGACGCGCTGCTGCGCAAGTCCGGCATGACGGTGAAGGAAATCATTGCCCTCAACGAGCAGGTGCGGACGCTGCGCGACGCCTTGGCCAGTGCCATCGCTGCGCAGTGA
- a CDS encoding alpha/beta hydrolase, whose translation MNKFRTLLVSAAALLASAGLAPAQAAPAPQGIKNVVLVHGGFVDGAGWQGVYNILKKDGYNVSIVQNPTLSLADDVAVTQRAIDQADGPVILVGHSYGGVVVSEAGNNAKVKGLVYIAAFAPDKGESVNTLIANPVPGAPVPPILPPKDGFLLLDRSKFAASFAADVDPAAAAFMADSQVPWGVAALTGAVTQPAWAAKPSWYLVAKDDRMIPPQAQRGMAQRAGSKVVETAGSHAVYVSRPAVVAALIEQAARAVK comes from the coding sequence ATGAACAAGTTCCGCACCCTGCTGGTCTCCGCCGCCGCCCTGCTGGCTTCCGCCGGTTTGGCCCCTGCCCAGGCCGCTCCCGCCCCCCAGGGCATCAAGAACGTCGTGCTGGTCCACGGCGGCTTCGTCGACGGCGCCGGCTGGCAAGGCGTCTACAACATCCTGAAGAAGGACGGCTACAACGTCAGCATCGTCCAGAACCCGACCCTGTCGCTGGCCGACGACGTCGCCGTCACCCAGCGCGCGATCGACCAGGCCGACGGCCCCGTGATCCTGGTCGGTCACTCCTACGGCGGCGTCGTGGTGTCGGAAGCCGGCAACAACGCCAAGGTGAAGGGCCTGGTCTACATCGCAGCCTTCGCGCCGGACAAGGGCGAGTCGGTGAACACGCTGATCGCCAACCCCGTGCCGGGCGCGCCGGTGCCGCCGATCCTGCCGCCCAAGGACGGCTTCCTGCTGCTGGATCGCAGCAAGTTCGCGGCCTCCTTCGCGGCGGACGTGGACCCGGCGGCTGCAGCCTTCATGGCGGACTCGCAGGTGCCCTGGGGCGTGGCCGCGCTGACCGGTGCCGTCACCCAGCCCGCCTGGGCCGCCAAGCCGAGCTGGTACCTGGTGGCCAAGGACGACCGCATGATCCCGCCGCAGGCGCAGCGGGGCATGGCGCAGCGTGCAGGCTCGAAGGTGGTCGAGACCGCCGGCAGCCACGCGGTCTACGTGTCGAGGCCGGCGGTGGTCGCCGCGCTGATCGAGCAGGCGGCGCGGGCTGTAAAGTAG
- a CDS encoding DUF6630 family protein: MLARIFGLTRSVPDLRAAIVEVLSDIAGETLGRKAAECFDDPERFEQLCAESHTEPPWMSDDRDPTPGERAAGIFFQLLQDEGRSDVIDWAYGGTEVVHVIQELLRKAGAECFGKEELEQFTALAGNAGRGKAFAKLDGPLKTAVQKRGLVLAYLDRDADAYFPILVSPEVHAKWSKLRFDADHRIL, translated from the coding sequence GTGCTGGCAAGGATTTTCGGCCTGACCCGATCGGTACCTGATCTGCGAGCGGCAATCGTGGAGGTGCTGTCGGATATCGCGGGAGAGACGTTGGGGCGCAAGGCGGCCGAGTGCTTCGATGACCCCGAGAGATTTGAACAACTCTGCGCTGAGAGTCATACGGAGCCGCCCTGGATGTCGGATGACCGTGACCCGACGCCGGGAGAAAGAGCCGCCGGCATTTTTTTCCAGTTGCTGCAGGATGAGGGGCGCTCAGATGTCATCGACTGGGCGTACGGCGGTACGGAGGTGGTCCACGTGATACAGGAGCTCCTGCGGAAAGCCGGTGCGGAATGCTTCGGCAAGGAAGAGCTCGAGCAGTTCACGGCGCTGGCTGGCAATGCCGGGCGAGGAAAGGCCTTTGCGAAGCTCGATGGGCCGCTGAAGACGGCGGTGCAGAAAAGAGGGCTGGTACTCGCCTATCTGGACCGGGATGCCGATGCCTACTTCCCGATCCTGGTCTCACCGGAAGTTCATGCGAAGTGGAGCAAGCTTCGCTTCGATGCCGATCATCGGATTCTCTGA
- a CDS encoding serine hydrolase domain-containing protein, whose translation MTSVQTFARSLSMLAVVALAACSLQGSDEPSPAHDWAALSEALDNSVGTGDAQVTGYSFALNVDGRTVFERAGGDMTQAAVIPIASASKAPAAAALMTLEREGLVNLDVPVSSYLGEAVTWPAAKSGITLRMLLNHTSGLPMSSPCLDDTATITLQECVTEIAGAQLDFLPGTRFGYSAAGYQVAGYIAERVTGKTWATLFRERITGPLHMDSFSYGDMENPRIAGGAVSNAADYLRFSQMVLGGGKPVLTPAQVQALQHSQVDGLPVFFTPAPAGANLVGYSLGWWISAPGNHPGSNGPEISDPGLLGTTPWIDFGERYTAVLLINGTPEKGLAIWNAARAAILAELLPQ comes from the coding sequence ATGACTTCTGTCCAGACGTTTGCCCGCAGCCTTTCGATGCTGGCGGTGGTCGCGCTTGCGGCCTGCAGCCTGCAGGGTTCTGACGAGCCGTCGCCTGCCCATGACTGGGCCGCGCTGTCCGAGGCACTGGACAACTCGGTGGGGACCGGCGACGCGCAGGTGACGGGCTACAGCTTTGCGCTGAACGTCGATGGCCGCACCGTCTTCGAGCGTGCCGGCGGCGACATGACGCAGGCCGCGGTGATCCCCATCGCCTCCGCCAGCAAGGCGCCCGCCGCGGCGGCGCTGATGACGCTGGAGCGCGAAGGCCTGGTCAACCTCGATGTGCCGGTGAGCAGCTACCTGGGCGAGGCCGTCACCTGGCCGGCGGCGAAGTCGGGCATCACGCTGCGCATGCTGCTGAACCACACCTCCGGCCTGCCCATGAGTTCGCCCTGCCTCGATGACACGGCGACGATCACATTGCAGGAATGCGTCACCGAGATTGCAGGCGCGCAGCTGGATTTCCTGCCCGGCACGCGGTTTGGCTACAGCGCGGCGGGCTACCAGGTGGCGGGGTACATCGCCGAGCGCGTCACCGGAAAAACCTGGGCGACGCTGTTCCGCGAGCGCATTACCGGCCCGCTGCACATGGACAGCTTCAGCTACGGCGACATGGAGAACCCCCGCATCGCCGGTGGCGCCGTATCCAATGCGGCGGACTACCTGCGCTTCAGCCAGATGGTGCTCGGCGGCGGCAAGCCCGTACTGACCCCCGCCCAGGTCCAGGCCCTGCAGCACAGCCAGGTGGATGGCCTGCCGGTGTTCTTCACTCCCGCGCCGGCGGGCGCGAACCTGGTGGGCTACAGCCTGGGCTGGTGGATCTCCGCGCCGGGCAACCATCCGGGCAGCAACGGTCCCGAGATCAGCGACCCCGGCCTGCTGGGCACTACGCCGTGGATCGACTTCGGCGAGCGCTACACCGCCGTGCTGCTGATCAACGGCACGCCCGAGAAGGGCCTGGCGATCTGGAATGCGGCGCGGGCGGCGATTCTCGCGGAGCTGTTGCCTCAGTAG